A genomic stretch from Solanum stenotomum isolate F172 chromosome 8, ASM1918654v1, whole genome shotgun sequence includes:
- the LOC125872641 gene encoding FHA domain-containing protein PS1-like codes for MAEKQESLGKPNSQSEEEKKIPVFTVLKNGAILKNIFLLDNPPATPVAITANQEFEEILVVGRHPDCNIVLEHPSISRFHLRIHSNPSSHSLSVIDLSSVHGSWISGNKIEPRVRVELKEGDKMKLGGSRREYMLHWIPISRAYDLENPFVAPLGEAEPFKEMDGKEHQDENGFALQNAGNDLVQDQDSSFSCSSLLPYIKCPTPSAPPMPEEMKSSFPYGDEEVNINPLEKIHGESEISLLQPAYEPDQENSSPRALLVSGGFQTENADSPPVRSQQRCLNIWSRRGKGSSVQIQTGRDRALIEKVDIDTEVHTLDHEKVAMESVFNDPFSSGNKDEEDAFTPDKENHVPSSLLLGSEKNSCHTDGQTTKPMLSCCMDENGEENFTLDKVDFSANTHSPRSTKKMSCSEQIKNPKSFRSSPMKETFDSILTQAEGLEYYTENVESSTILSNMSKNSEQIFTPDKENMTPDSYSMRSIKKGNIEKVKQRKPFAKENLNDKVLEEKISASLASRNKARMEVTMLKNRTDRVPFQPLLVTNSPNKTKSESPERKVKLNAKPVKCQEIIEAYPFANNNAREEKRRWTMVVDITSLLNKESRKALQLLQGLKGTCLIIPRIVLRELDYMKRRASFFRRATEVFAALDWIDDCMVNAKSWVHVQSCVEETRPVAPTPPATAPPYFFNEENGIFPVGSVLSSPHCGLAEIVSPTAEDHILECALLFKRTNRDGQLVLLSNDLTMKIKAMAEGIICETAEDFRESLVNPFSERFLWKDSSPRGSTWSCVDDFVLGPLRKTSKSGQAAKGLKLILLHNSHYRQICSGSTVS; via the exons ATGGCGGAAAAGCAAGAATCTTTGGGAAAACCCAATTCgcagagtgaagaagagaagaagattCCAGTGTTTACAGTGCTAAAGAATGGCGCCATCCTCAAGAACATCTTTCTTCTTGACAATCCCCCGGCCACACCTGTTGCAATCACAGCAAATCAAGAATTTGAAGAGATTTTGGTAGTGGGAAGACACCCAGATTGTAACATTGTATTGGAACACCCAAGCATTAGCAGATTTCACCTCCGAATTCACTCTAATCCCTCTTCTCATTCCCTCTCTGTTATTGATTTGTCTTCGG TCCATGGGTCATGGATTTCTGGAAACAAGATTGAACCACGGGTTcgagttgagttgaaagagggCGATAAGATGAAGCTAGGAGGTTCAAGAAGGGAATACATGCTGCACTGGATTCCAATAAGTCGCGCATATGATTTGGAGAATCCATTTGTAGCTCCACTAGGTGAGGCAGAACCATTCAAAGAAATGGATGGGAAAGAACATCAG gATGAGAATGGCTTTGCTCTTCAGAATGCGGGTAATGATTTGGTGCAGGATCAAgattcatcattttcttgttcGAGTTTGTTGCCATACATTAAATGTCCAACTCCATCAGCTCCTCCAATGCCTGAGGAGATGAAGTCCTCATTTCCCTATGGTGATGAGGAAGTAAACATAAATCCACTTGAGAAAATACATGGAGAGAGTGAAATCAGTTTGCTGCAGCCTGCTTACGAACCTGACCAAGAAAACAGCAGTCCGCGAGCCCTTCTTGTCTCAGGAGGGTTCCAAACAGAAAATGCAGATAGTCCTCCAGTAAGATCTCAGCAAAGATGTTTGAACATTTGGTCTAGACGGGGAAAAGGTTCCAGTGTTCAGATTCAAACTGGTCGAGATAGAGCTTTAATTGAAAAAGTTGACATTGATACTGAAGTTCACACACTTGATCATGAGAAGGTTGCAATGGAATCAGTTTTCAATGATCCTTTTTCTAGTGGAAACAAGGATGAAGAAGATGCCTTCACTCCAGACAAAGAGAACCATGTTCCTAGTTCTCTCTTACTTGGGTCCGAGAAGAACTCATGTCATACTGATGGACAAACTACAAAACCTATGCTTTCTTGTTGTATGGATGAGAATGGTGAAGAGAATTTTACTCTGGACAAAGTGGATTTTTCCGCAAACACTCATTCACCAAGGTCAACGAAGAAGATGAGCTGTTCAGAACAAATTAAGAATCCAAAATCTTTTAGGTCTTCCCCAATGAAAGAGACTTTTGATTCCATACTCACACAAGCTGAAGGTCTTGAATATTACACAGAAAATGTCGAATCATCTACAATTCTCTCAAATATGAGTAAGAATAGTGAACAAATTTTCACTCCAGATAAAGAGAATATGACACCTGATAGTTATTCAATGAGATCAATAAAGAAGGGAAACATAGAGAAGGTAAAGCAACGAAAACCATTTGCgaaagaaaatttgaatgacAAAGTTCTTGAAGAGAAAATATCAGCAAGTCTTGCTTCTAGAAATAAGGCAAGAATGGAGGTAACCATGCTGAAGAACAGAACAGATAGAGTACCATTTCAACCTCTGCTTGTGACCAACTCCCCCAACAAGACCAAATCAGAATCTCCAGAACGGAAGGTCAAGTTGAATGCTAAACCAGTCAAGTGTCAAGAAATCATTGAGGCATACCCCTTTGCT AATAACAATGCCAGGGAAGAGAAAAGAAGGTGGACCATGGTAGTGGATATCACCTCTTTGTTAAACAAAGAGTCAagaaaagctttgcagcttTTGCAAGGTCTCAAAGGGACTTGCCTGATAATTCCCAGAATTG TCTTAAGAGAACTGGATTACATGAAGAGACGTGCCAGCTTTTTCAGAAGAGCAACAGAAGTATTTGCAGCATTAGACTGGATAGATGATTGCATGGTAAATGcaaaatcatgggttcatgtgCAGAGTTGTGTAGAGGAAACAAGGCCAGTGGCACCAACTCCTCCTGCAACTGCACCACCGTATTTTTTCAATGAGGAGAATGGCATCTTTCCAGTCGGCTCAGTTCTATCCTCTCCACATTGTGGTCTAGCGGAAATTGTTTCACCCACAGCAGAGGATCATATCCTTGAATGTGCCCTCCTCTTCAAAAGAACTAACAGAGATGGACAACTTGTTCTCCTTAGCAATGATCTTACTATGAAGATCAAGGCCATGGCAGAA GGTATAATCTGTGAGACAGCAGAAGATTTCCGAGAGAGTCTGGTGAACCCATTCTCTGAGAGGTTTCTCTGGAAAGACAGCTCTCCCAGGGGAAGCACTTGGTCATGTGTGGATGACTTTGTTCTTGGACCTCTAAGGAAGACATCAAAGTCAGGACAAGCAGCAAAAGGCTTGAAGCTGATATTGCTTCATAATTCTCATTATAGGCAAATCTGTTCAGGCAGCACAGTTAGCTAG
- the LOC125872676 gene encoding beta-amyrin 6-beta-monooxygenase-like gives MPPAQGAFREAITDFTFGGLTIPKGWKTFWNVYSTHKNPKYFPEPEKFDPCRFEGSGPAPYTFVPFGGGPRMCPGKEYARLEILVFMYNVVTNFKLEKLVPHEKIIYQSSPVPLNGLPVRIQPHGNLA, from the exons ATGCCACCAGCTCAAGGTGCTTTTAGAGAAGCAATTACTGACTTCACATTTGGAGGACTTACTATCCCAAAAGGATGGAAG ACATTTTGGAATGTGTATTCAACACACaaaaatccaaaatattttCCAGAGCCAGAAAAATTTGACCCTTGTAGATTTGAAGGAAGTGGACCAGCACCATACACTTTTGTACCATTTGGTGGAGGACCAAGAATGTGTCCAGGAAAAGAATATGCAAGATTGGAAATTCTTGTTTTTATGTATAATGTTGTTACCAATTTCAAGTTAGAGAAATTGGTTCcacatgaaaaaattatttaccaaTCATCACCTGTACCTCTCAATGGTCTCCCTGTTAGGATTCAACCCCATGGAAATTTAGCTTGA